One Hemibagrus wyckioides isolate EC202008001 linkage group LG07, SWU_Hwy_1.0, whole genome shotgun sequence DNA segment encodes these proteins:
- the LOC131356410 gene encoding E3 ubiquitin-protein ligase TRIM39-like isoform X1, giving the protein MLSGCSNINHEAEEEGGSQQTDISPQDAQIQNPEACRLMEVIDQLNTGVPDVHKEFPSLSRKEGIVPEEVWRWIVAAKADMTLNPQSAHYLLKVSSDNKSLYQASLSSPPRVPTNETYLLCSCVSSKNLLNTRAYFALKVTQRVPWTLGLRTESFNADRSPDTDPNAGIWTIASAEGKIIINDGKATPTLHVTPAMLGLYLDYARGQVSFYDSVVKRHLHTYLTTFKEKLRFYAAVQVGQLETQDMLISFV; this is encoded by the exons ATGCTTAGTGGCTGCTCCAACATCAACCATGAAGCTGAGGAGGAGG GTGGCAGCCAGCAGACTGACATATCCCCACAGGATGCTCAAATACAGAATCCAGAAG CGTGTAGATTAATGGAAGTGATCGATCAGCTTAACACAG GTGTGCCAGATGTTCATAAGGAGTTTCCGAGTCTATCCA GAAAAGAAGGCATTGTTCCAGAGGAAG TGTGGCGTTGGATTGTGGCAGCTAAAG CTGATATGACTCTTAACCCTCAGTCGGCTCACTATCTTCTCAAAGTGAGCAGCGATAATAAAAGTCTCTACCAGGCATCTTTAAGCAGTCCTCCCCGTGTCCCGACGAACGAGACATACTTGCTATGTAGCTGTGTATCATCTAAGAACCTGCTGAACACCAGGGCATATTTTGCTCTGAAGGTGACGCAGCGTGTGCCGTGGACTCTGGGGCTGCGTACCGAGTCGTTCAATGCAGACAGGAGCCCTGATACAGATCCTAATGCTGGCATATGGACGATTGCCTCAGCGGAgggtaaaataataatcaatgaCGGTAAAGCCACTCCGACACTGCACGTCACACCGGCTATGCTTGGTCTGTATTTGGACTACGCAAGAGGTCAAGTGTCCTTCTACGATTCGGTGGTTAAACGTCACTTGCACACTTATCTTACCACCTTTAAAGAAAAACTTCGCTTCTATGCAGCTGTTCAGGTTGGGCAGCTGGAGACCCAGGACATgctcatttcatttgtttaa
- the LOC131356410 gene encoding E3 ubiquitin-protein ligase TRIM39-like isoform X2 has protein sequence MLSGCSNINHEAEEEGGSQQTDISPQDAQIQNPEGVPDVHKEFPSLSRKEGIVPEEVWRWIVAAKADMTLNPQSAHYLLKVSSDNKSLYQASLSSPPRVPTNETYLLCSCVSSKNLLNTRAYFALKVTQRVPWTLGLRTESFNADRSPDTDPNAGIWTIASAEGKIIINDGKATPTLHVTPAMLGLYLDYARGQVSFYDSVVKRHLHTYLTTFKEKLRFYAAVQVGQLETQDMLISFV, from the exons ATGCTTAGTGGCTGCTCCAACATCAACCATGAAGCTGAGGAGGAGG GTGGCAGCCAGCAGACTGACATATCCCCACAGGATGCTCAAATACAGAATCCAGAAG GTGTGCCAGATGTTCATAAGGAGTTTCCGAGTCTATCCA GAAAAGAAGGCATTGTTCCAGAGGAAG TGTGGCGTTGGATTGTGGCAGCTAAAG CTGATATGACTCTTAACCCTCAGTCGGCTCACTATCTTCTCAAAGTGAGCAGCGATAATAAAAGTCTCTACCAGGCATCTTTAAGCAGTCCTCCCCGTGTCCCGACGAACGAGACATACTTGCTATGTAGCTGTGTATCATCTAAGAACCTGCTGAACACCAGGGCATATTTTGCTCTGAAGGTGACGCAGCGTGTGCCGTGGACTCTGGGGCTGCGTACCGAGTCGTTCAATGCAGACAGGAGCCCTGATACAGATCCTAATGCTGGCATATGGACGATTGCCTCAGCGGAgggtaaaataataatcaatgaCGGTAAAGCCACTCCGACACTGCACGTCACACCGGCTATGCTTGGTCTGTATTTGGACTACGCAAGAGGTCAAGTGTCCTTCTACGATTCGGTGGTTAAACGTCACTTGCACACTTATCTTACCACCTTTAAAGAAAAACTTCGCTTCTATGCAGCTGTTCAGGTTGGGCAGCTGGAGACCCAGGACATgctcatttcatttgtttaa
- the efs gene encoding embryonal Fyn-associated substrate isoform X2, giving the protein MYKTVLAKALYDNAAESPEELAFRKGDILMVLEQEQDGGPGWWLCSLHGRQGIAPANRLRLLQTAPDARRTPSVDSVYLSPVQQGHLNGLRLEDGDGVYLSPPSLAEGVYQSPGGASGPGSRPRSHSSSGARPRPEWADIGVEGRPRSPSLRGRTGEVGSVYQSPATMVPLGAQYRPQAASESVYLSPSAVPRSTAESGGEAAYLSPRESSIAGHSDPCYLVPRPTVGAVSGEDFYKTPGNTAPVPVLQDGVASQAKAGQEPPGMYQTPSAPGTAMTRTPQAERKLSAGSAVVSAASGQIVNTPPTSRSSARPQGQCATPPVTRGKTSQTTVKGSPLLVRTGKSGLPGSPNFGRKPPPPAPPVRSVTRKDLSQGQSPSPATKPTMQASPPTEAAKAEKQRQMNKDGGKKTDMQMTKKECIVSEDGKHDDQVYDTPPTNRWQQPVSAVSAEESESIYNTPRAVPLNSEQGSEIYDVPTHALNQPSDLQQQTYSVPASLPMSEDIEEDVYSVPSLPGLPLDSGEIPSSMGEARGSIEVYSIPSPGKSELISDDVSEVDGGIYDMPALTMDIPACRLSASSTGSGDIQWKSSLSALVQSALSSASVTSTPSRDLAASLAEILSVWKAGHSGEVPPSLQQAWSRLADLLPALSVCGPSPPADSLLTMVHRALEDSSTLLQSQTRPRLPSQESLSRRPLPALPVAEVKPMAGGMGSRKGSWIQERPLPPPPVSAFPLPPTPASLPLAGQMSEDEQGNEYAGIGLTPAPPLYPAGDSVGYVKLQGKPEPPPDSQVETGTSQVISTNDTRLSPSPPLPVSLSLEDSELLSFYSSQSLSHLSCLADAIDSLFSSVQGNQPPRIFVSRGKSLIVTAHKLVFIGDTLARLLSSTDLRAKVTTSSGRLCQALKSVVVATKDAAQNYPSVQATQEMVDRVAELSQHAAGFSGLLQRLAEIS; this is encoded by the exons ATGTACAAG ACGGTGCTAGCAAAGGCGTTATATGATAATGCAGCAGAGAGTCCGGAGGAGCTGGCTTTCCGGAAAGGCGACATCTTGATGGTGTTGGAGCAGGAACAAGATGGTGGTCCGGGTTGGTGGCTCTGCTCTCTCCACGGACGCCAAGGCATCGCTCCTGCTAACCGCTTACGGCTCCTCCAGACAGCACCGGATGCCCGCCGTACTCCCAGTGTGGACTCTGTATATCTCTCTCCTGTTCAACAGGGCCACCTTAACGGACTCCGCCTGGAAGATGGCGACGGAGTGTATCTCTCTCCTCCGAGCCTGGCTGAAGGGGTGTACCAGAGTCCCGGAGGGGCTTCAGGACCTGGTAGTCGTCCACGCTCTCATTCAAGTTCTGGTGCCAGGCCACGGCCCGAATGGGCAGATATTGGAGTTGAAGGACGTCCACGCTCACCTTCTCTCAGAGGACGAACAGGAGAAGTGGGTTCAGTGTATCAGAGCCCTGCCACCATGGTACCACTAGGGGCACAGTACAGACCTCAGGCTGCATCTGAGTCAGTGTACCTGTCACCCAGTGCTGTGCCTAGATCTACAGCCGAATCAGGAGGTGAGGCTGCTTATCTCAGCCCGAGAGAGTCAAGTATCGCAGGTCATTCAGACCCCTGCTATTTGGTTCCTCGGCCAACTGTTGGAGCTGTATCTGGTGAGGATTTTTATAAGACTCCTGGGAACACTGCTCCAGTGCCAGTGCTTCAAGACGGAGTAGCCAGCCAAGCTAAAGCAGGTCAGGAACCTCCAGGAATGTACCAAACTCCAAGTGCGCCAGGGACAGCCATGACAAGGACTCCACAAGCTGAGCGCAAGCTATCTGCTGGATCTGCCGTGGTATCGGCTGCCTCAGGACAAATTGTAAACACACCTCCAACAAGCAGGTCATCTGCCAGACCGCAGGGTCAGTGTGCCACTCCCCCGGTGACTCGTGGAAAAACATCACAGACTACCGTGAAGGGATCCCCTCTTCTTGTACGAACTGGGAAATCCGGGCTGCCAGGGTCTCCTAACTTTGGTCGAAAGCCTCCTCCACCAGCACCGCCAGTTAGGAGTGTGACCCGGAAGGATTTATCTCAGGGTCAGTCACCCTCACCCGCTACAAAACCCACTATGCAGGCAAGTCCTCCTACGGAGGCTGCtaaagcagaaaaacaaagacagaTGAATAAAGATGGAGGGAAGAAAACAGACATGCAGATGACGAAGAAAGAGTGCATAGTTTCTGAGGATGGAAAACATGATGATCAG GTGTATGACACGCCTCCTACAAACAGATGGCAGCAGCCAGTTTCTGCAGTATCTGCTGAGGAGAGCGAGAGCATCTATAACACCCCCCGTGCCGTCCCCTTAAACAGTGAACAAGGATCAGAG ATTTACGACGTCCCCACCCATGCCCTGAATCAACCCTCAGACCTCCAGCAGCAGACATACAGTGTCCCAGCATCACTTCCAATGAGTGAAGACATAGAAGaagatgtgtacagtgttccAAGTCTTCCGGGTCTACCTTTAGACTCGGGAGAAATCCCTAGTTCAATGGGTGAAGCAAGAGGAAGCATTGAGGTTTACTCAATTCCTAGTCCTGGAAAGTCAGAACTGATATCTGATGATGTCTCTGAAGTTGATGGCGGTATTTATGACATGCCCGCTCTCACAATGGACATTCCTGCGTGCCGGCTCTCCGCATCCAGCACCGGGTCAGGTGACATCCAGTGGAAAAGTTCTCTCTCTGCTCTTGTCCAGTCAGCTCTAAGCtccgcctcagtcacctcaacACCTTCCCGGGACCTGGCCGCATCGCTGGCTGAGATCTTGTCAGTGTGGAAAGCAGGTCACTCTGGTGAAGTCCCGCCTTCTCTTCAGCAGGCATGGTCTCGTCTTGCAGACCTCCTTCCTGCCCTCTCGGTGTGCGGTCCCTCTCCTCCGGCTGACAGTCTCCTCACAATGGTCCACCGTGCTCTTGAAGACTCCTCTACCCTTTTACAAAGTCAAACAAGACCCCGTCTGCCCTCTCAGGAGTCTCTCTCACGGAGACCACTTCCTGCTTTGCCGGTTGCTGAGGTGAAACCCATGGCAGGAGGAATGGGATCTCGCAAGGGCAGCTGGATCCAGGAGCGCCCGCTTCCCCCTCCTCCTGTTTCTGCGTTTCCGTTGCCTCCAACACCTGCATCTCTTCCGCTTGCTGGACAGATGAGTGAGGATGAGCAAGGAAACGAGTATGCAGGGATCGGGTTAACGCCTGCACCTCCGTTGTACCCTGCAGGAGACAGTGTAGGATACGTGAAGCTGCAG GGAAAGCCTGAGCCGCCTCCTGACTCACAGGTAGAAACTGGCACTTCGCAGGTCATCTCTACAAATGATACCAGA TTGAgtccctctcctcctcttcccgtctctctgtctctcgagGACTCCGAGCTTCTCTCCTTCTACTCATCCCAAAGCCTGTCTCATCTCTCCTGCTTGGCTGATGCCATCGACTCCCTGTTCAGCAGCGTACAGGGGAACCAGCCGCCGAGGATCTTCGTTTCCAGGGGCAAGAGTCTCATTGTGACGGCGCATAAGCTTGTTTTCATCGGAGACACGCTCGCTCGTCTCCTCAGCTCCACTGACCTCAGGGCAAAG GTCACCACCTCCAGTGGACGTCTCTGTCAAGCCCTGAAGTCTGTTGTCGTTGCCACCAAAGATGCAGCTCAGAATTACCCATCAGTCCAGGCTACACAGGAAATGGTGGACAGAGTGGCTGAGCTATCCCAGCATGCAGCTGGGTTTTCTGGGCTCCTTCAGCGACTAGCAGAAATATCTTGA
- the efs gene encoding embryonal Fyn-associated substrate isoform X1 — translation MSLSTVLAKALYDNAAESPEELAFRKGDILMVLEQEQDGGPGWWLCSLHGRQGIAPANRLRLLQTAPDARRTPSVDSVYLSPVQQGHLNGLRLEDGDGVYLSPPSLAEGVYQSPGGASGPGSRPRSHSSSGARPRPEWADIGVEGRPRSPSLRGRTGEVGSVYQSPATMVPLGAQYRPQAASESVYLSPSAVPRSTAESGGEAAYLSPRESSIAGHSDPCYLVPRPTVGAVSGEDFYKTPGNTAPVPVLQDGVASQAKAGQEPPGMYQTPSAPGTAMTRTPQAERKLSAGSAVVSAASGQIVNTPPTSRSSARPQGQCATPPVTRGKTSQTTVKGSPLLVRTGKSGLPGSPNFGRKPPPPAPPVRSVTRKDLSQGQSPSPATKPTMQASPPTEAAKAEKQRQMNKDGGKKTDMQMTKKECIVSEDGKHDDQVYDTPPTNRWQQPVSAVSAEESESIYNTPRAVPLNSEQGSEIYDVPTHALNQPSDLQQQTYSVPASLPMSEDIEEDVYSVPSLPGLPLDSGEIPSSMGEARGSIEVYSIPSPGKSELISDDVSEVDGGIYDMPALTMDIPACRLSASSTGSGDIQWKSSLSALVQSALSSASVTSTPSRDLAASLAEILSVWKAGHSGEVPPSLQQAWSRLADLLPALSVCGPSPPADSLLTMVHRALEDSSTLLQSQTRPRLPSQESLSRRPLPALPVAEVKPMAGGMGSRKGSWIQERPLPPPPVSAFPLPPTPASLPLAGQMSEDEQGNEYAGIGLTPAPPLYPAGDSVGYVKLQGKPEPPPDSQVETGTSQVISTNDTRLSPSPPLPVSLSLEDSELLSFYSSQSLSHLSCLADAIDSLFSSVQGNQPPRIFVSRGKSLIVTAHKLVFIGDTLARLLSSTDLRAKVTTSSGRLCQALKSVVVATKDAAQNYPSVQATQEMVDRVAELSQHAAGFSGLLQRLAEIS, via the exons ATGTCCCTCTCT ACGGTGCTAGCAAAGGCGTTATATGATAATGCAGCAGAGAGTCCGGAGGAGCTGGCTTTCCGGAAAGGCGACATCTTGATGGTGTTGGAGCAGGAACAAGATGGTGGTCCGGGTTGGTGGCTCTGCTCTCTCCACGGACGCCAAGGCATCGCTCCTGCTAACCGCTTACGGCTCCTCCAGACAGCACCGGATGCCCGCCGTACTCCCAGTGTGGACTCTGTATATCTCTCTCCTGTTCAACAGGGCCACCTTAACGGACTCCGCCTGGAAGATGGCGACGGAGTGTATCTCTCTCCTCCGAGCCTGGCTGAAGGGGTGTACCAGAGTCCCGGAGGGGCTTCAGGACCTGGTAGTCGTCCACGCTCTCATTCAAGTTCTGGTGCCAGGCCACGGCCCGAATGGGCAGATATTGGAGTTGAAGGACGTCCACGCTCACCTTCTCTCAGAGGACGAACAGGAGAAGTGGGTTCAGTGTATCAGAGCCCTGCCACCATGGTACCACTAGGGGCACAGTACAGACCTCAGGCTGCATCTGAGTCAGTGTACCTGTCACCCAGTGCTGTGCCTAGATCTACAGCCGAATCAGGAGGTGAGGCTGCTTATCTCAGCCCGAGAGAGTCAAGTATCGCAGGTCATTCAGACCCCTGCTATTTGGTTCCTCGGCCAACTGTTGGAGCTGTATCTGGTGAGGATTTTTATAAGACTCCTGGGAACACTGCTCCAGTGCCAGTGCTTCAAGACGGAGTAGCCAGCCAAGCTAAAGCAGGTCAGGAACCTCCAGGAATGTACCAAACTCCAAGTGCGCCAGGGACAGCCATGACAAGGACTCCACAAGCTGAGCGCAAGCTATCTGCTGGATCTGCCGTGGTATCGGCTGCCTCAGGACAAATTGTAAACACACCTCCAACAAGCAGGTCATCTGCCAGACCGCAGGGTCAGTGTGCCACTCCCCCGGTGACTCGTGGAAAAACATCACAGACTACCGTGAAGGGATCCCCTCTTCTTGTACGAACTGGGAAATCCGGGCTGCCAGGGTCTCCTAACTTTGGTCGAAAGCCTCCTCCACCAGCACCGCCAGTTAGGAGTGTGACCCGGAAGGATTTATCTCAGGGTCAGTCACCCTCACCCGCTACAAAACCCACTATGCAGGCAAGTCCTCCTACGGAGGCTGCtaaagcagaaaaacaaagacagaTGAATAAAGATGGAGGGAAGAAAACAGACATGCAGATGACGAAGAAAGAGTGCATAGTTTCTGAGGATGGAAAACATGATGATCAG GTGTATGACACGCCTCCTACAAACAGATGGCAGCAGCCAGTTTCTGCAGTATCTGCTGAGGAGAGCGAGAGCATCTATAACACCCCCCGTGCCGTCCCCTTAAACAGTGAACAAGGATCAGAG ATTTACGACGTCCCCACCCATGCCCTGAATCAACCCTCAGACCTCCAGCAGCAGACATACAGTGTCCCAGCATCACTTCCAATGAGTGAAGACATAGAAGaagatgtgtacagtgttccAAGTCTTCCGGGTCTACCTTTAGACTCGGGAGAAATCCCTAGTTCAATGGGTGAAGCAAGAGGAAGCATTGAGGTTTACTCAATTCCTAGTCCTGGAAAGTCAGAACTGATATCTGATGATGTCTCTGAAGTTGATGGCGGTATTTATGACATGCCCGCTCTCACAATGGACATTCCTGCGTGCCGGCTCTCCGCATCCAGCACCGGGTCAGGTGACATCCAGTGGAAAAGTTCTCTCTCTGCTCTTGTCCAGTCAGCTCTAAGCtccgcctcagtcacctcaacACCTTCCCGGGACCTGGCCGCATCGCTGGCTGAGATCTTGTCAGTGTGGAAAGCAGGTCACTCTGGTGAAGTCCCGCCTTCTCTTCAGCAGGCATGGTCTCGTCTTGCAGACCTCCTTCCTGCCCTCTCGGTGTGCGGTCCCTCTCCTCCGGCTGACAGTCTCCTCACAATGGTCCACCGTGCTCTTGAAGACTCCTCTACCCTTTTACAAAGTCAAACAAGACCCCGTCTGCCCTCTCAGGAGTCTCTCTCACGGAGACCACTTCCTGCTTTGCCGGTTGCTGAGGTGAAACCCATGGCAGGAGGAATGGGATCTCGCAAGGGCAGCTGGATCCAGGAGCGCCCGCTTCCCCCTCCTCCTGTTTCTGCGTTTCCGTTGCCTCCAACACCTGCATCTCTTCCGCTTGCTGGACAGATGAGTGAGGATGAGCAAGGAAACGAGTATGCAGGGATCGGGTTAACGCCTGCACCTCCGTTGTACCCTGCAGGAGACAGTGTAGGATACGTGAAGCTGCAG GGAAAGCCTGAGCCGCCTCCTGACTCACAGGTAGAAACTGGCACTTCGCAGGTCATCTCTACAAATGATACCAGA TTGAgtccctctcctcctcttcccgtctctctgtctctcgagGACTCCGAGCTTCTCTCCTTCTACTCATCCCAAAGCCTGTCTCATCTCTCCTGCTTGGCTGATGCCATCGACTCCCTGTTCAGCAGCGTACAGGGGAACCAGCCGCCGAGGATCTTCGTTTCCAGGGGCAAGAGTCTCATTGTGACGGCGCATAAGCTTGTTTTCATCGGAGACACGCTCGCTCGTCTCCTCAGCTCCACTGACCTCAGGGCAAAG GTCACCACCTCCAGTGGACGTCTCTGTCAAGCCCTGAAGTCTGTTGTCGTTGCCACCAAAGATGCAGCTCAGAATTACCCATCAGTCCAGGCTACACAGGAAATGGTGGACAGAGTGGCTGAGCTATCCCAGCATGCAGCTGGGTTTTCTGGGCTCCTTCAGCGACTAGCAGAAATATCTTGA
- the efs gene encoding embryonal Fyn-associated substrate isoform X3, with protein sequence MSLSTVLAKALYDNAAESPEELAFRKGDILMVLEQEQDGGPGWWLCSLHGRQGIAPANRLRLLQTAPDARRTPSVDSVYLSPVQQGHLNGLRLEDGDGVYLSPPSLAEGVYQSPGGASGPGSRPRSHSSSGARPRPEWADIGVEGRPRSPSLRGRTGEVGSVYQSPATMVPLGAQYRPQAASESVYLSPSAVPRSTAESGGEAAYLSPRESSIAGHSDPCYLVPRPTVGAVSGEDFYKTPGNTAPVPVLQDGVASQAKAGQEPPGMYQTPSAPGTAMTRTPQAERKLSAGSAVVSAASGQIVNTPPTSRSSARPQGQCATPPVTRGKTSQTTVKGSPLLVRTGKSGLPGSPNFGRKPPPPAPPVRSVTRKDLSQGQSPSPATKPTMQASPPTEAAKAEKQRQMNKDGGKKTDMQMTKKECIVSEDGKHDDQVYDTPPTNRWQQPVSAVSAEESESIYNTPRAVPLNSEQGSEIYDVPTHALNQPSDLQQQTYSVPASLPMSEDIEEDVYSVPSLPGLPLDSGEIPSSMGEARGSIEVYSIPSPGKSELISDDVSEVDGGIYDMPALTMDIPACRLSASSTGSGDIQWKSSLSALVQSALSSASVTSTPSRDLAASLAEILSVWKAGHSGEVPPSLQQAWSRLADLLPALSVCGPSPPADSLLTMVHRALEDSSTLLQSQTRPRLPSQESLSRRPLPALPVAEVKPMAGGMGSRKGSWIQERPLPPPPVSAFPLPPTPASLPLAGQMSEDEQGNEYAGIGLTPAPPLYPAGDSVGYVKLQGKPEPPPDSQVETGTSQVISTNDTRDSELLSFYSSQSLSHLSCLADAIDSLFSSVQGNQPPRIFVSRGKSLIVTAHKLVFIGDTLARLLSSTDLRAKVTTSSGRLCQALKSVVVATKDAAQNYPSVQATQEMVDRVAELSQHAAGFSGLLQRLAEIS encoded by the exons ATGTCCCTCTCT ACGGTGCTAGCAAAGGCGTTATATGATAATGCAGCAGAGAGTCCGGAGGAGCTGGCTTTCCGGAAAGGCGACATCTTGATGGTGTTGGAGCAGGAACAAGATGGTGGTCCGGGTTGGTGGCTCTGCTCTCTCCACGGACGCCAAGGCATCGCTCCTGCTAACCGCTTACGGCTCCTCCAGACAGCACCGGATGCCCGCCGTACTCCCAGTGTGGACTCTGTATATCTCTCTCCTGTTCAACAGGGCCACCTTAACGGACTCCGCCTGGAAGATGGCGACGGAGTGTATCTCTCTCCTCCGAGCCTGGCTGAAGGGGTGTACCAGAGTCCCGGAGGGGCTTCAGGACCTGGTAGTCGTCCACGCTCTCATTCAAGTTCTGGTGCCAGGCCACGGCCCGAATGGGCAGATATTGGAGTTGAAGGACGTCCACGCTCACCTTCTCTCAGAGGACGAACAGGAGAAGTGGGTTCAGTGTATCAGAGCCCTGCCACCATGGTACCACTAGGGGCACAGTACAGACCTCAGGCTGCATCTGAGTCAGTGTACCTGTCACCCAGTGCTGTGCCTAGATCTACAGCCGAATCAGGAGGTGAGGCTGCTTATCTCAGCCCGAGAGAGTCAAGTATCGCAGGTCATTCAGACCCCTGCTATTTGGTTCCTCGGCCAACTGTTGGAGCTGTATCTGGTGAGGATTTTTATAAGACTCCTGGGAACACTGCTCCAGTGCCAGTGCTTCAAGACGGAGTAGCCAGCCAAGCTAAAGCAGGTCAGGAACCTCCAGGAATGTACCAAACTCCAAGTGCGCCAGGGACAGCCATGACAAGGACTCCACAAGCTGAGCGCAAGCTATCTGCTGGATCTGCCGTGGTATCGGCTGCCTCAGGACAAATTGTAAACACACCTCCAACAAGCAGGTCATCTGCCAGACCGCAGGGTCAGTGTGCCACTCCCCCGGTGACTCGTGGAAAAACATCACAGACTACCGTGAAGGGATCCCCTCTTCTTGTACGAACTGGGAAATCCGGGCTGCCAGGGTCTCCTAACTTTGGTCGAAAGCCTCCTCCACCAGCACCGCCAGTTAGGAGTGTGACCCGGAAGGATTTATCTCAGGGTCAGTCACCCTCACCCGCTACAAAACCCACTATGCAGGCAAGTCCTCCTACGGAGGCTGCtaaagcagaaaaacaaagacagaTGAATAAAGATGGAGGGAAGAAAACAGACATGCAGATGACGAAGAAAGAGTGCATAGTTTCTGAGGATGGAAAACATGATGATCAG GTGTATGACACGCCTCCTACAAACAGATGGCAGCAGCCAGTTTCTGCAGTATCTGCTGAGGAGAGCGAGAGCATCTATAACACCCCCCGTGCCGTCCCCTTAAACAGTGAACAAGGATCAGAG ATTTACGACGTCCCCACCCATGCCCTGAATCAACCCTCAGACCTCCAGCAGCAGACATACAGTGTCCCAGCATCACTTCCAATGAGTGAAGACATAGAAGaagatgtgtacagtgttccAAGTCTTCCGGGTCTACCTTTAGACTCGGGAGAAATCCCTAGTTCAATGGGTGAAGCAAGAGGAAGCATTGAGGTTTACTCAATTCCTAGTCCTGGAAAGTCAGAACTGATATCTGATGATGTCTCTGAAGTTGATGGCGGTATTTATGACATGCCCGCTCTCACAATGGACATTCCTGCGTGCCGGCTCTCCGCATCCAGCACCGGGTCAGGTGACATCCAGTGGAAAAGTTCTCTCTCTGCTCTTGTCCAGTCAGCTCTAAGCtccgcctcagtcacctcaacACCTTCCCGGGACCTGGCCGCATCGCTGGCTGAGATCTTGTCAGTGTGGAAAGCAGGTCACTCTGGTGAAGTCCCGCCTTCTCTTCAGCAGGCATGGTCTCGTCTTGCAGACCTCCTTCCTGCCCTCTCGGTGTGCGGTCCCTCTCCTCCGGCTGACAGTCTCCTCACAATGGTCCACCGTGCTCTTGAAGACTCCTCTACCCTTTTACAAAGTCAAACAAGACCCCGTCTGCCCTCTCAGGAGTCTCTCTCACGGAGACCACTTCCTGCTTTGCCGGTTGCTGAGGTGAAACCCATGGCAGGAGGAATGGGATCTCGCAAGGGCAGCTGGATCCAGGAGCGCCCGCTTCCCCCTCCTCCTGTTTCTGCGTTTCCGTTGCCTCCAACACCTGCATCTCTTCCGCTTGCTGGACAGATGAGTGAGGATGAGCAAGGAAACGAGTATGCAGGGATCGGGTTAACGCCTGCACCTCCGTTGTACCCTGCAGGAGACAGTGTAGGATACGTGAAGCTGCAG GGAAAGCCTGAGCCGCCTCCTGACTCACAGGTAGAAACTGGCACTTCGCAGGTCATCTCTACAAATGATACCAGA GACTCCGAGCTTCTCTCCTTCTACTCATCCCAAAGCCTGTCTCATCTCTCCTGCTTGGCTGATGCCATCGACTCCCTGTTCAGCAGCGTACAGGGGAACCAGCCGCCGAGGATCTTCGTTTCCAGGGGCAAGAGTCTCATTGTGACGGCGCATAAGCTTGTTTTCATCGGAGACACGCTCGCTCGTCTCCTCAGCTCCACTGACCTCAGGGCAAAG GTCACCACCTCCAGTGGACGTCTCTGTCAAGCCCTGAAGTCTGTTGTCGTTGCCACCAAAGATGCAGCTCAGAATTACCCATCAGTCCAGGCTACACAGGAAATGGTGGACAGAGTGGCTGAGCTATCCCAGCATGCAGCTGGGTTTTCTGGGCTCCTTCAGCGACTAGCAGAAATATCTTGA
- the dhrs4 gene encoding dehydrogenase/reductase SDR family member 4 gives MLRAVTKCLLTNPVSGGRMMSYSSLAGKVAIVTASTDGIGLAAAQALGRSGAHVVVSSRRQANVDKAVSLLHSENIQVTGTTCNVGNKEDREKLINLTVEQCGGIDILVSNAAVNPFFGNILESTDEVWTKILDVNVKSSFLLTKLVVPHMEKRGGGSVVLVSSVAGYQPMTGLGPYSVSKTALLGLTRALAPELAHSNIRVNCVAPGVIKTRFSSALWQSEEIASEFLKMTSIKRLGKPEDIGGVIAFLCSDDASYITGETVTVTGGMNCRL, from the exons ATGTTGAGGGCTGTGACCAAgtgccttctgaccaatcctgtctCTGGTGGAAGAATGATGTCATACAGCAGTCTCGCTGGAAAAGTTGCCATAGTTACTGCATCCACTGATGG TATTGGCTTGGCAGCTGCACAGGCGCTGGGGAGAAGCGGGGCTCACGTTGTTGTGAGCAGCCGTCGACAGGCCAATGTGGACAAGGCTGTATCACTGTTACACAGCGAAAACATCCAAGTGACCGGTACTACTTGTAATGTGGGAAACAAAGAGGATAGAGAAAAACTGATCAACTTG ACTGTGGAGCAGTGTGGTGGTATTGACATACTGGTCTCTAATGCAGCTGTAAACCCATTCTTTGGGAACATCTTAGAATCCACAGATGAGGTTTGGACTAAG ATATTAGATGTGAATGTGAAGTCTTCTTTCCTTCTGACAAAACTAGTCGTGCCTCACATGGAGAAAAGAGG AGGTGGCTCAGTTGTGTTAGTGTCTTCAGTAGCAGGCTACCAGCCAATGACG GGTCTGGGTCCGTACAGCGTGAGTAAGACCGCACTGTTGGGTCTGACACGAGCTCTCGCTCCTGAACTCGCTCACAGTAATATCAGGGTCAACTGTGTGGCTCCAGGAGTCATCAAGACACGCTTCAGTTCTGCT CTTTGGCAGAGTGAAGAAATTGCCTCTGAGTTTCTGAAGATGACCAGCATTAAAAG GTTGGGAAAACCGGAAGATATTGGTGGTGTGATTGCTTTCCTGTGTTCAGACGATGCCTCATACATCACAGGAGAGACTGTTACTGTCACAGGTGGCATGAACTGCAGACTGTAA